TACTACTCTCCGTCCACGTTTTGCATAGTAGAAAAGTTGTGGTTGAAATAAACTTTAATAAAACAGTAATGAATCAGAAGGTTTGCCATTGACAACGACTAAGAAACAACATTACAAGCAACTTTTAATCCAGAAACTTGTAATCATAGAACATGTCGCATCCACTAATTAATTGATTGTAAAGAGCAGATACTGGTGGCTATTGGAATTTGAATAACAAAAAGAGTAGCTTAGACCAAGAAAGAATGAATTTTACAGTGGCAGCAATGGATGCAAAAGCCTCGTATAACAGAGAGATCATAATCAGAAGAATGTATTCGGAAGACCACCTCATTACGGCCATAAATGACTTTCAAAACAAAATAGGACAAATTTGTGATAAGCAGATATTCATTCCGAGTAAAATAGAGAGTGAAGACTGAGCAATTGTGCATTTCCCAAATGGTATAACACTGTTAACTCATTCCTGTATGACAATACATCCATGGAATAAGAATATTGTTTGATGTGTGCAAGTGCAAAAAAATTTCAAACTAGCCAGATCCAACTAGATTGTAATCAACTATGAGAGTATTTGTTATTCACGCCACGAAAATTCAAGAAGGGAATTACGCTGGAAAATACGTTGACCTTGAGTATATGGATATAGGAAAATTCCTTCTACATGGTCTACTTTTCTGTAGAGATCACTTGCTGCCTAGCTGTTCGAGCACAATCTGCAAATTGCCTTACCAAACTGGCACATTTTAGAGGATCCTTGACATTTTCCTTGTAGCACTCCAAGCAAGCATCTTTCTGAACCAAGCAGGGCATAGGTTTCTTCTCAGGAATCTTGAACTCTTTCTCATGTAGATCCTTGGCTTTCTGTGTTACTTGTCTCACCATGTCCTCTTCGTGCTTTTGCAATCTTTCCAGGACCTTTTCGCTATCTTGGAGCACAGACCTTATTGCATCTATCTCCTTTTGCACAGGTAGTTGAGGAGCAGTAATTGGCATGAACAGTGGTGGTTGGACTGGCCACCCCACAGCATTGGCACTTTTTAGTGCATCAGAATCATCTACATTATGCTTCTGTTGTTCTTTAGCAGGGGATTGTTCTCGCGGTACCTTTGGTTTGGTTTTCCTTGTTTTCTTCTTTAACTTCACACCATCATCTGCGAGCTGCTTAACTAAGTTGCTGCTAATCTGAATTGTGAAGTCACCCATGCTAAAGAGATTCAAGAGCGATGTACCTAAAAAATTGTACAAGTTACAGTTATTCAATTTGGTAACAGACGATTTACTTTTTCTTGAATGGAGTAAAGGGTATCATGAAGGTTGGTAAGGAATCGGATGATTTAGATGCGGTGGTACAGGGACATATAGGAATTCAAAGTACATCAAAGGCACAAAGTACTTCCAAGGTCTTGTCGTTGTTCTATGTCAATCACATTCATAAAGGCACACCCTTTTTTTTTGGGCATAGGCATGACGAGAAAATCAAAATTAAGGTAAACCTACCTATTATCTTCTAAAACAAGGTCTCATCTAATACGAAAGAAAAAACATCACTCTTCCATTCATCTATCAGAAGACTCAGTTAAAGGGTCCAATAAGAATACATGTCAAAATATCGGACTTAGTACAATTAGATCCATAGGGACCACACCCATGTCTATGCATCCGGTATCCAACAGGGGTACTCAACAACAAAAGCGTTTAAGTCAAATGGAAGTCTTGTCTTGCATTACATTGTACCGAGGTTCAAAACAAACAGATTCTAATTTTCACTTCCAAAAAAAATTCGTTAATCCAAGTTAAGTAAATTTGGAGAATATAATCCAGTAATAGCTAAGAAGCCTAAATTACTTTAATTGTGTAAGCAGAAACAAACTCATAATAGAATCACAATTCTGGTAGAACCTAGACCAACTCGATATAAACCTTATGTGAGTACAAAAATTCAGTTACAAGGGGTTAACTACAATTGGGCAACACTAATTAAAAAAAAAAGTAGTAATTCACAAAACACAACTGAACAAAGTAATTTCTACAGCATTTAATGACAAACATCAATTCCTTGCACTGAAAATAAAAAACTAGAGAGAGCGTCACAGTCTTTCTACCCCATTCCCCTAATTGCCTTTGCCACCATCTAAATCCCGTTCAATTTAAACGGAACGGAACGTAAGGGCATAAAGGAATGATCAACACAACGAAAAAATAAAAACGTGAAAGAAGTACCTTCTAATAACGATAACATTATTAGTGCTAGTGTGCAACTATAGACACCTCAAAACGGATTAATAACTTGATAACATATCTAATAAAACCTCCCTTCCGTAAATTAACAATAAACTTTCCGAATACCGTGACCAAACAACTTCACAGACATTCCGATTTCGACATTTCCCCGAAAACAAAACAACTTCATTCTACGTCTAACAAAATCACTCTTTCTTAAATTAACAACAAATATTCACAATCATGCACCAATTCAACTCTACAATCAATCCAATTCAACATATTCAAGTCCACAAACAGTTAATTCAACAATCAAACTATACACACGGTCATATAtacataattaaaattaataaaaattgtGCATCGAAAGAAGATTATAAAAGTGATTAATTACGAGGATTGCTTACTGATTGTAAAAAGGGTCGAAACGACGTCGTGGAGCTAGATCCGTTGAACGCGAGGCCACCGCAAGCTTTGTGATTGTCTGGTCGGGTTTGTTTTTTAACCCTAGGTCATGTTTCTAGATGCTTTTACAAATGCTTACTTTTACACTTTTGCCCAATTATTTTCTATCTTttcataataatttttttgtgtgtttttttacatttctttaaatttatatttttatttagatcataatttttttaatgatttatgTGAAACTGAAAGTAGCATTGTACTCGATTAAAAATCAAATTACAAACGTACGTGGTGAACGGGCAGCTGTGCCACAAAATCTCGTTAAATTGTAAATCATAATTCTTGAAATACAATCTTGATTATCTTTATACGCCTGatcataatttattttaaattttatgttttaattGCCGTCTTTTAGAAAATTAGGAATTAGTTTTAAATTAGGATGATTTTTAAATAGTTAAAATTTGTGAATGATTTGTAGTGTCGCTAATGAGTAAATGATGTTGTTTTATGTTTTGTTGAAATACATGATATTGTGTCATTTATATTAAACAAATACAtgatattattttaaaaatgattaaaatacTTTTATTTAAAGGTATTTTTTTCAAAATACCCATTTTGAAATAAAATGCACCACTGTTAGTGACAGTGAAGTATCAAGATGATATCATTTCTCCTAGAGTTATGATATTAATTTGTCTGTGAGGTATCACGAGTGAAGTATAGTCGTGATACTACTTTTCCAAGAGCCCGATACTCCACCGTTAGTggaatattatgtaattattaatatttttctgaaaatttaaatatttagttaataaatttattatttaagtACGTATATATCGTGTTCTccaatttttaatattaaaagaTTTAACAATTTCCCATAtgagattttgaaatattttttaaaaaataaacaaAAGTAATATTGATTTGGGGTTTTAGGCTAGGAGGTTTATGGTCTAAAACCTGAATCACTACTCtatttcaaaacaattttatcTTAAAAAATTTATCATTTTCATTTCATATCACTATTTACTCTCCGATCATTCttttaaattttatttcaaaCTCACTTTATCACCATATACTCcaataaaatatataaagataGATATAGAAATATAAATATAGATATAGAGTTATGTGAGATTTGATTAAAGAATCATTAACTTCAAATGAATAGTGAACCGtggatatttttatatttatatatagatatGGAGTTATACATGGTTGGAGTAAAGATAACTTCATTTTTGAAGTAATAATGAAGTAAAATGTACTTTAGAGTCATGGTTGGAGATGACCTTAGAATCGAAACCCTAATTCAATGTGCaacttaatttaataattttaaatttttagaTGATACTTTACTAATTTTATATGTTATGtaaggatatcttcgatatattatttatcttggtatttgtacgattaaacattAAATTTAAATACACGTAGATCATCTCCATTAGAacatgattttaattgatccaaatcaagtcaaaatagtcaaactagcaaaattattttcaagtttataaaagagatattccactATCCTGAAACATCAAAATTATATCGTTATGTAATATATCTCTAAGAAAATATGATCAAAAAAAAAATATCAAGACATGATATGTCTTATATCtcagttgcaacatcaataaTGCAACAAGCTCGAAAAATGGATATATCAGATATATTCCTAAGAAGACTCGTGCTATATAttttactcttcgctccaaaatatatttttacatccatcaaaagagtttgtatctaaatctttTTAATATTCATGtttgaaatattaatatccatttttataACCCATTCCATGTATACGTGAAGTAATTTTAtctcgtttcgtaaaatcagcatttctcggagaaaattattcaaaaatactataaaatagttcctaccatccaaatatattttatatattaggaaatatattttaagtatttattcaagtcaaaattttggtcaaaagatccatatatttaaattgaagaccaatggtattttttactcggaagaaaaggcTTACAGAACAGtctatattttaaataaaatacttccactgACTAGAATGACTTAAAATTTgttatggatcatttaaatggtattttatatgcATGGTAAAATTTTCATAATATTTCAATAATTTTTGTCCGGACACAAAtttcgaggcagttggtcccacagttgaccacgtttgacctagttaccatttatcaaagttgaccaaaacttgcaggatattattttataatatttaggtaattatcatattttttatggtatttatttaagagtttttatgatggtcatatttaatggtgcttaatgcttaattaaaatgattaaataatgattcaaagaaaaggaaaatatatatttaatcaaATATATCAGCTGAGTTTTGAATCCCATAATTTTTTTTGTCTTATATGGCTAGCAAGGAAATACAACCTACTTgtcatgtcatcaatccatgtgacatacaacatccaccatccattttcctcaaatctccgtcattcaatccacccaaccaagctaaagagccacaaagttgttgagattttttcaagaagtgcttcttttCATCTCTTTCAATTTCTATACACatacttcttctcaaaaaccttctctctctgaaatatatatatatatatatatatatatatatattcaaggtttttgaaacccgaGCTTAgattcacccaaccaagcttgttcccaccaagtgagctcatccactaccactctccagcctcccgaagggctgcccaagttcgaccatagtgccaaaatccggccgaacctccggtgAATTTTTTCGGCGAtcttttccgaccgttttccaaaagtggtaatttttagcttcttctttgagtTTCTTTAATTTTAGCTTTGTatttaatttctctacttcatctcaagctctaatacTAGATCTCCAAAAAAACAAGGTTCTCAAAGAAAAGAGAAtaaagattcgaactcggaattcgaataaagTACTTGATCTTAAAAAAGAAGCTTTAaaagaagaagatctataaaatacaagtacttaaatctctataactcctcacgagtgagattttgttagatatatttgataatgtcatgcctaatatgttttatgtttagatttcagatcttatttgaacagaacaaatcagtacttaactgatcagtacttatactggaagtcagaatttaagggatatcagtacttatgtcatcaggagatagatatcggaacttaagtgctgaaggacgatcagataaggacagtagctgattaaagttaagaagatcaagataaacataagaagagatatgcatgaagaaggaattccgtgaagaatggaatacttggaatagaagatatctgattgatatattttaggaagcagaattatattccatatcaattagcgattatcttgtaactgtgtagtatataaacacagacatagggtttacactataagtgttatcattatcgagaatattatttaatataaccctagcagctctcgtgatattttgttcatcactgagagataacagtttcagattgtaacagagtttattgtttaaataaagtttgttttctgttacataagttcttgaagtttgatttgattgtaataaacactgtattcaccccctctacagtgaaagtgtgacctaacaagtggtatcagagccttctgttaacacacatacagttaaagatccaaacacaatcatgtctgacacggaaactccaactaagcctaccaaaactgaggaatcatcaaagacatcaactcagagtcgatatgagactatcagagttcccatattgagaccatctgaatatcccatatggaaggtaaggatgaccatgtttctggaagcaacagatccagaataccttgatagaatcaaggaagggcctcacaaacctaccaagctcgctgttgtagttgcaggtgaagcagcaatgaccgtaccaaaggaaaagagtgattacactgctgaagatataacatctatttccaaggatgccaaggtacgacacttattgcatagtgccattgataatgtaatgtcaaacagggtaatcaactgcaagactgctaaggagatatgggatgcactggagacaaggtgtcaaggaactgaaacagttaagaagaacaggaagacaatactcactcaagagtatgaacactttgactctaggactaatgagtcattgactgatgtatatgatagatttgttaaactcttgaatgacttgtcattagtaaataaggagtatgatcttgaagatacaaaccttaaattcctgttagctcttcctgaatgttgggatttgaaggcaacaacaataagagacaactataatcttgatgaaacaactcttgatgaaatctatggaatgctcaagactcatgaacttgagatggaacaaagaagcaagaggaaaggaggaaagtcaaggacagttgctctcaaggctgaagaggaatcccccaaaccaccttcctcaaagaaagacaagggtaaagctcttatcataaagtctgatactgagtcatcaagttctgagaatgatgatgactcagattctgaaagcttgcctgaaactgatgctgatgaggagatgatgaagctgtgtgctcttatggtgaaaggaatcacaaagattgcatacaggaagttcaggaagggaaagaagttttccaggaaaggcataagttctgataagaagaatttcagaagatctgaaggaagaggaggaaagtctgacagaggagattacgctaatgttaaatgttataattgtggtgagaaaggccacatatctcctgattgcaagaagaccaagagtgacaaaggcaaagctcttgtcacaaagcagaaaagctggacagacacctcagactctgaaagtgaggagaactatgcattgatggcaaatgctgataaatcaagttctgagaacagttctgaagctgctgaaacaaaggtacctcagactacttatgcttttcatactgatgatattaatgagttgagaagatatct
This sequence is a window from Apium graveolens cultivar Ventura chromosome 9, ASM990537v1, whole genome shotgun sequence. Protein-coding genes within it:
- the LOC141686950 gene encoding uncharacterized protein LOC141686950, which encodes MGDFTIQISSNLVKQLADDGVKLKKKTRKTKPKVPREQSPAKEQQKHNVDDSDALKSANAVGWPVQPPLFMPITAPQLPVQKEIDAIRSVLQDSEKVLERLQKHEEDMVRQVTQKAKDLHEKEFKIPEKKPMPCLVQKDACLECYKENVKDPLKCASLVRQFADCARTARQQVISTEK